A window of Actinomycetes bacterium genomic DNA:
GGCCGATGGCTCCCTGGTTCGCGATCAGCACATCGAGACCTCCGCCTACGCGCGGACGTTGGCCACCGACGCGGTGGATGGCAACGGCAATGTCGTCGTAGAGCGGGGTCATGACCTCGGCGATCCGGCGATCGAGGCATTGCTGGCTGCCGGCATCACCGAGGTGAAGGTCCGTTCGGTGCTGACGTGCGCGACCGGTACCGGTGTGTGTGCAATGTGTTATGGCCGCTCGATGGCGACCGGCAAGCTGGTCGACATCGGCGAGGCCGTCGGCATCGTCGCTGCGCAGTCCATCGGTGAGCCCGGCACGCAGCTGACGATGCGTACCTTCCACCAGGGCGGTGTGACCGGAGGCCAGGACATCGTGGGCGGTCTGCCCCGCGTGCAGGAGCTGTTCGAGGCTCGCGTTCCGCGTAACCGGGCCCCGATTGCCGATGTCTCCGGGCGGATCCGCCTGGAGGAGAGCGACAAGTTCTACAAGATCACCATCGTTCCCGACGACGGGGGCGAAGAGGTCGTGTACGACAAGCTCACTCGTCGCCAGCGGCTCAAGGTGTTCAAGCACGACGACGGCTCCGAGCGCCTGCTGAGCGACGGCGACCACGTCGAGGTGGGCCAGCAGTTGATGGAGGGCTCGGCCGACCCGCATGAGGTGCTGCGCGTGCAGGGCCCCCGCGAGGTGCAGATCCACCTCGTCAAGGAGGTCCAGGAGGTTTACCGCGCCCAGGGTGTGTCCATCCACGACAAGCACATCGAGGTGATCGTCCGGCAGATGCTGCGGCGCGTCACGATCATCGATTCGGGTGCGACGGAGTTCCTGCCCGGGTCGCTGACCGAGCGCGGCGAGTTCGAGGCCGAGAACCGTCGGGTTGTCGCCGAGGGCACTGAGCCTGCGGCGGGACGCCCGGTTCTGATGGGTATCACCAAGGCGTCGCTGGCCACCGACTCTTGGTTGTCGGCGGCTTCGTTCCAGGAGACGACTCGCGTGCTTACCGACGCGGCGATCAACTGCCGCAGCGACAGTCTGAACGGTCTGAAGGAGAACGTGATCATCGGCAAGCTGATTCCGGCCGGTACCGGCATCAACCGCTACCGCAACATCCAGGTGCAGCCGACGGAGGAGGCGCGCGCAGCCGCTTATACGATCCCGTCGTACGAGGATCAGTACTACAGCCCGGACTTCGGCCAGGCCACCGGAGCTGCTGTGCCGTTGGACGACTACGGCTATTCGGATTACCGGTAGCCAGAACAGGGCTATTCGGATTACCGGTAGGTCAGACGGGTTACCGGTAGTTCGGACGGGTTACCGGTAGCTCGGCCGGGCAGTTTCGACGAACGGAGGAGCCTCCGCCCTCGGGGCGGGGGCTTTTTCGTGCTTACGCTCGTCGTGTGCTCGCCCGCCGCCGGACGTGCTGCGCTCAGGGTGTGGTGCGTTCCGCTTCCGGCGTGGCGCGTTCAGGTCCCGGCGTGATGATGCCTT
This region includes:
- a CDS encoding DNA-directed RNA polymerase subunit beta'; its protein translation is ADGSLVRDQHIETSAYARTLATDAVDGNGNVVVERGHDLGDPAIEALLAAGITEVKVRSVLTCATGTGVCAMCYGRSMATGKLVDIGEAVGIVAAQSIGEPGTQLTMRTFHQGGVTGGQDIVGGLPRVQELFEARVPRNRAPIADVSGRIRLEESDKFYKITIVPDDGGEEVVYDKLTRRQRLKVFKHDDGSERLLSDGDHVEVGQQLMEGSADPHEVLRVQGPREVQIHLVKEVQEVYRAQGVSIHDKHIEVIVRQMLRRVTIIDSGATEFLPGSLTERGEFEAENRRVVAEGTEPAAGRPVLMGITKASLATDSWLSAASFQETTRVLTDAAINCRSDSLNGLKENVIIGKLIPAGTGINRYRNIQVQPTEEARAAAYTIPSYEDQYYSPDFGQATGAAVPLDDYGYSDYR